Proteins encoded within one genomic window of Calonectris borealis chromosome 1, bCalBor7.hap1.2, whole genome shotgun sequence:
- the DMC1 gene encoding meiotic recombination protein DMC1/LIM15 homolog isoform X2, producing the protein MKAMEDQVVQEEPGYQDDEESFFQDIDLLQKHGINVADIKKLKSVGICTIKGIQMTTRRALCNVKGLSEAKVDKIKEAANKLIEPGFLTAFEYSEKRKMVFHITTGSQEFDKLLGGGIESMAITEAFGEFRTGKTQLSHTLCVTAQLPGPNGYTGGKIIFIDTENTFRPDRLRDIADRFNVDHDAVLDNVLYARAYTSEHQMELLDYVAAKFHEEAGIFKLLIIDSIMALFRVDFSGRGELAERQQKLAQMLSRLQKISEEYNVAVFVTNQMTADPGATMTFQVDPKKPIGGHILAHASTTRISLRKGRGELRIAKIYDSPEMPENEATFAITAGGIGDAKE; encoded by the exons ATGAAGGCCATGGAGGATCAAGTAGTCCAAGAAGAACCAGGATACCAGGATGATGAG gaatccTTTTTTCAGGATATTGACCTGCTACAGAAGCATGGAATT AATGTAGCAgatattaaaaaactaaaatcagTTGGGATCTGCACGATCAAAGGAATCCAGATGACCACAAGACGGGCACTGTGCAATGTAAAAGGGCTTTCAGAGGCCAAAGTGGACAAGATTAAAGAAGCTGCAAACAAGCTTATT GAACCAGGCTTCCTGACTGCCTTCGAGTACAGTGAAAAACGGAAGATGGTATTTCATATTACTACTGGCAGCCAGGAATTTGA tAAACTTCTGGGTGGTGGGATTGAAAGCATGGCAATCACTGAGGCCTTTGGAG agTTCCGGACAGGCAAAACCCAACTATCTCACACCCTTTGTG TGACAGCTCAGCTTCCAGGACCAAATGGCTACACAGGTGGAAAGATTATCTTCATTGATACTGAAAACACTTT CCGACCAGATCGTCTTCGTGACATTGCTGATCGCTTCAATGTTGACCACGATGCAGTACTTGACAATGTGCTGTATGCGCGTGCATATACTA GTGAACATCAGATGGAATTGCTTGACTATGTAGCAGCCAAGTTCCACGAGGAAGCTGGTATCTTCAAGCTATTG ATCATTGACTCCATAATGGCACTTTTCCGTGTGGATTTCAGTGGTCGTGGAGAGTTGGCTGAACGACAACAGAAACTGGCTCAGATGCTGTCAAGGCTCCAAAAAATATCAGAAG AATATAATGTGGCCGTGTTTGTGACCAACCAGATGACTGCTGATCCGGGAGCAACTATGAC CTTTCAGGTGGACCCAAAAAAGCCCATTGGGGGCCACATCCTTGCTCATGCTTCGACTACCAGGATTAGTTtgaggaaagggagaggggagctgCGTATTGCAAAGATATATGACAG ccCTGAGATGCCTGAAAACGAAGCCACATTTGCAATAACTGCTGGAGGGATTGGGGATGCCAAAGAATAG
- the DMC1 gene encoding meiotic recombination protein DMC1/LIM15 homolog isoform X1 produces MKAMEDQVVQEEPGYQDDEESFFQDIDLLQKHGINVADIKKLKSVGICTIKGIQMTTRRALCNVKGLSEAKVDKIKEAANKLIEPGFLTAFEYSEKRKMVFHITTGSQEFDKLLGGGIESMAITEAFGEFRTGKTQLSHTLCGEHQMELLDYVAAKFHEEAGIFKLLIIDSIMALFRVDFSGRGELAERQQKLAQMLSRLQKISEEYNVAVFVTNQMTADPGATMTFQVDPKKPIGGHILAHASTTRISLRKGRGELRIAKIYDSPEMPENEATFAITAGGIGDAKE; encoded by the exons ATGAAGGCCATGGAGGATCAAGTAGTCCAAGAAGAACCAGGATACCAGGATGATGAG gaatccTTTTTTCAGGATATTGACCTGCTACAGAAGCATGGAATT AATGTAGCAgatattaaaaaactaaaatcagTTGGGATCTGCACGATCAAAGGAATCCAGATGACCACAAGACGGGCACTGTGCAATGTAAAAGGGCTTTCAGAGGCCAAAGTGGACAAGATTAAAGAAGCTGCAAACAAGCTTATT GAACCAGGCTTCCTGACTGCCTTCGAGTACAGTGAAAAACGGAAGATGGTATTTCATATTACTACTGGCAGCCAGGAATTTGA tAAACTTCTGGGTGGTGGGATTGAAAGCATGGCAATCACTGAGGCCTTTGGAG agTTCCGGACAGGCAAAACCCAACTATCTCACACCCTTTGTG GTGAACATCAGATGGAATTGCTTGACTATGTAGCAGCCAAGTTCCACGAGGAAGCTGGTATCTTCAAGCTATTG ATCATTGACTCCATAATGGCACTTTTCCGTGTGGATTTCAGTGGTCGTGGAGAGTTGGCTGAACGACAACAGAAACTGGCTCAGATGCTGTCAAGGCTCCAAAAAATATCAGAAG AATATAATGTGGCCGTGTTTGTGACCAACCAGATGACTGCTGATCCGGGAGCAACTATGAC CTTTCAGGTGGACCCAAAAAAGCCCATTGGGGGCCACATCCTTGCTCATGCTTCGACTACCAGGATTAGTTtgaggaaagggagaggggagctgCGTATTGCAAAGATATATGACAG ccCTGAGATGCCTGAAAACGAAGCCACATTTGCAATAACTGCTGGAGGGATTGGGGATGCCAAAGAATAG
- the DDX17 gene encoding putative ATP-dependent RNA helicase DDX17 isoform X1 — protein MRGFGDRGRDRDRGGFGASRGGPLPPKKFGNPGERLRKKKWDLNELPKFEKNFYVEHPEVARLTPYEVEELRRKKEITIRGMEGCPKPVFAFHQCSFPQYVMDALMDQNFTEPTPIQCQGFPLALSGRDMVGIAQTGSGKTLAYLLPAIVHINHQPYLERGDGPICLVLAPTRELAQQVQQVADDYGKCSRLKSTCIYGGAPKGPQIRDLERGVEICIATPGRLIDFLEAGKTNLRRCTYLVLDEADRMLDMGFEPQIRKIVDQIRPDRQTLMWSATWPKEVRQLAEDFLQDYVQINVGNLELSANHNILQIVDVCMESEKDHKLIQLMEEIMAEKENKTIIFVETKRRCDDLTRRMRRDGWPAMCIHGDKSQPERDWVLNEFRSGKAPILIATDVASRGLDVEDVKFVINYDYPNSSEDYVHRIGRTARSTNKGTAYTFFTPGNLKQARELIKVLEEANQAINPKLMQLVDHRGGGGGGGGGRSRYRTSSSVNNPNLMYQEECDRRLRGVKEGRRDSGGFRDRERGDSYANGANKTYGSAYGSPNSAFGAAQSQYGYTQGSYGAAAYGTSGYGTAEYSASGYGASTTAATAGRTSQSTTQQQYAGMVGRSGQQPQPLMSQQFPQPPATNVMGYMGQTATYQYPPPPPPPPPSRK, from the exons ATGAGGGGCTTCGGGGACCGGGGCCGCGACCGAGACCGCGGCGG GTTTGGAGCGAGTCGTGGAGGTCCTCTTCCGCCAAAGAAATTTGGTAATCCAGGGGAACGTTTACGTAAGAAAAAGTGGGATTTAAATGAACTGCCCAAGTTTGAGAAGAATTTTTACGTGGAACATCCGGAAGTGGCCAGGCTTACTCCG TATGAAGTTGAAGAATTGcgaagaaagaaagagataacAATTCGAGGAATGGAGGGCTGCCCAAAGCCTGTGTTTGCCTTCCACCAGTGTAGTTTTCCAC AGTATGTGATGGATGCCTTGATGGATCAGAACTTCACAGAACCCACTCCAATTCAGTGCCAAGGCTTTCCATTAGCCCTCAGTGGTCGTGATATGGTGGGCATTGCGCAGACTGGCTCTGGGAAGACACTAGCA TACTTGCTGCCTGCAATTGTTCACATCAACCACCAGCCATATTTGGAGAGAGGGGATGGCCCAATC TGCCTGGTTCTAGCACCTACTAGAGAGTTGGCCCAGCAAGTGCAGCAGGTGGCTGATGATTATGGCAAATGTTCAAGACTGAAGAGTACCTGCATTTATGGAGGCGCACCGAAAGGTCCCCAAATCAGAGATCTAGAAAGAG GTGTCGAGATCTGCATTGCTACACCAGGTCGCTTGATTGACTTCCTTGAGGCAGGAAAGACCAACCTTCGTCGGTGTACGTACCTGGTGCTGGATGAAGCAGACAGGATGTTGGACATGGGATTTGAACCCCAAATTCGTAAAATTGTTGACCAGATAAGG cCTGACAGACAGACTCTGATGTGGAGTGCCACCTGGCCAAAAGAAGTGCGCCAGCTTGCCGAGGACTTCCTGCAGGACTATGTTCAGATCAATGTGGGGAACTTGGAGCTGAGTGCCAACCACAATATCCTGCAGATAGTGGATGTATGCATGGAAAGCGAGAAAGACCATAA ACTGATACAACTGATGGAAGAAATCatggcagagaaggaaaacaagactATCATCTTTGTGGAGACAAAGAGGCGATGTGATGATCTCACTCGAAGGATGCGCAGAGATGG TTGGCCAGCTATGTGTATCCATGGAGACAAGAGTCAGCCAGAAAGAGATTGGGTGCTAAATG AGTTTCGTTCTGGAAAGGCTCCTATCCTCATTGCTACCGACGTTGCATCTCGTGGGCTAG ATGTGGAAGATGTTAAATTTGTGATAAACTACGACTATCCGAACAGCTCTGAAGATTACGTGCACCGTATTGGCCGTACCGCACGTAGTACCAACAAAGGTACTGCCTACACCTTCTTCACACCAGGAAACCTGAAACAAGCCAGGGAGCTTATCAAAGTGTTGGAAGAAGCCAATCAAGCCATCAATCCCAAACTGATGCAGCTTGTGgaccacagaggaggaggaggtggtggtggag GAGGTCGTTCTCGTTACCGAACGAGCAGTTCAGTAAACAACCCTAACCTGATGTACCAGGAAGAGTGTGACAGGAGGCTCCGGGGAGTGAAAGAGGGCCGGAGAGACTCAGGTGGCTTCAGAGACCGTGAGCGTGGTGACAGTTATGCCAACGGAGCCAACAAGACCTATGGCAGTGCCTACGGGAGCCCAAATTCTGCTTTTGGGGCAGCACAGAGCCAGTATGGTTACACTCAAGGGAGCTATGGAGCAGCTGCCTATGGCACGAGTGGCTATGGCACTGCAGAGTACAGTGCTAGTGGCTATGGTGCCAGCACCACAGCTGCCACCGCTGGGAGAACCTCACAGAGCACTACCCAACAGCAGTATGCAGGGATGGTGGGGCGCTCGGGCCAGCAGCCACAGCCGCTCATGTCACAACAGTTTCCGCAGCCCCCTGCCACTAACGTGATGGGCTATATGGGACAGACTGCCACCTACCAGTatccgccccctcccccgccccctcccccctcccgcaaATGA
- the DDX17 gene encoding putative ATP-dependent RNA helicase DDX17 isoform X2, which produces MEGCPKPVFAFHQCSFPQYVMDALMDQNFTEPTPIQCQGFPLALSGRDMVGIAQTGSGKTLAYLLPAIVHINHQPYLERGDGPICLVLAPTRELAQQVQQVADDYGKCSRLKSTCIYGGAPKGPQIRDLERGVEICIATPGRLIDFLEAGKTNLRRCTYLVLDEADRMLDMGFEPQIRKIVDQIRPDRQTLMWSATWPKEVRQLAEDFLQDYVQINVGNLELSANHNILQIVDVCMESEKDHKLIQLMEEIMAEKENKTIIFVETKRRCDDLTRRMRRDGWPAMCIHGDKSQPERDWVLNEFRSGKAPILIATDVASRGLDVEDVKFVINYDYPNSSEDYVHRIGRTARSTNKGTAYTFFTPGNLKQARELIKVLEEANQAINPKLMQLVDHRGGGGGGGGGRSRYRTSSSVNNPNLMYQEECDRRLRGVKEGRRDSGGFRDRERGDSYANGANKTYGSAYGSPNSAFGAAQSQYGYTQGSYGAAAYGTSGYGTAEYSASGYGASTTAATAGRTSQSTTQQQYAGMVGRSGQQPQPLMSQQFPQPPATNVMGYMGQTATYQYPPPPPPPPPSRK; this is translated from the exons ATGGAGGGCTGCCCAAAGCCTGTGTTTGCCTTCCACCAGTGTAGTTTTCCAC AGTATGTGATGGATGCCTTGATGGATCAGAACTTCACAGAACCCACTCCAATTCAGTGCCAAGGCTTTCCATTAGCCCTCAGTGGTCGTGATATGGTGGGCATTGCGCAGACTGGCTCTGGGAAGACACTAGCA TACTTGCTGCCTGCAATTGTTCACATCAACCACCAGCCATATTTGGAGAGAGGGGATGGCCCAATC TGCCTGGTTCTAGCACCTACTAGAGAGTTGGCCCAGCAAGTGCAGCAGGTGGCTGATGATTATGGCAAATGTTCAAGACTGAAGAGTACCTGCATTTATGGAGGCGCACCGAAAGGTCCCCAAATCAGAGATCTAGAAAGAG GTGTCGAGATCTGCATTGCTACACCAGGTCGCTTGATTGACTTCCTTGAGGCAGGAAAGACCAACCTTCGTCGGTGTACGTACCTGGTGCTGGATGAAGCAGACAGGATGTTGGACATGGGATTTGAACCCCAAATTCGTAAAATTGTTGACCAGATAAGG cCTGACAGACAGACTCTGATGTGGAGTGCCACCTGGCCAAAAGAAGTGCGCCAGCTTGCCGAGGACTTCCTGCAGGACTATGTTCAGATCAATGTGGGGAACTTGGAGCTGAGTGCCAACCACAATATCCTGCAGATAGTGGATGTATGCATGGAAAGCGAGAAAGACCATAA ACTGATACAACTGATGGAAGAAATCatggcagagaaggaaaacaagactATCATCTTTGTGGAGACAAAGAGGCGATGTGATGATCTCACTCGAAGGATGCGCAGAGATGG TTGGCCAGCTATGTGTATCCATGGAGACAAGAGTCAGCCAGAAAGAGATTGGGTGCTAAATG AGTTTCGTTCTGGAAAGGCTCCTATCCTCATTGCTACCGACGTTGCATCTCGTGGGCTAG ATGTGGAAGATGTTAAATTTGTGATAAACTACGACTATCCGAACAGCTCTGAAGATTACGTGCACCGTATTGGCCGTACCGCACGTAGTACCAACAAAGGTACTGCCTACACCTTCTTCACACCAGGAAACCTGAAACAAGCCAGGGAGCTTATCAAAGTGTTGGAAGAAGCCAATCAAGCCATCAATCCCAAACTGATGCAGCTTGTGgaccacagaggaggaggaggtggtggtggag GAGGTCGTTCTCGTTACCGAACGAGCAGTTCAGTAAACAACCCTAACCTGATGTACCAGGAAGAGTGTGACAGGAGGCTCCGGGGAGTGAAAGAGGGCCGGAGAGACTCAGGTGGCTTCAGAGACCGTGAGCGTGGTGACAGTTATGCCAACGGAGCCAACAAGACCTATGGCAGTGCCTACGGGAGCCCAAATTCTGCTTTTGGGGCAGCACAGAGCCAGTATGGTTACACTCAAGGGAGCTATGGAGCAGCTGCCTATGGCACGAGTGGCTATGGCACTGCAGAGTACAGTGCTAGTGGCTATGGTGCCAGCACCACAGCTGCCACCGCTGGGAGAACCTCACAGAGCACTACCCAACAGCAGTATGCAGGGATGGTGGGGCGCTCGGGCCAGCAGCCACAGCCGCTCATGTCACAACAGTTTCCGCAGCCCCCTGCCACTAACGTGATGGGCTATATGGGACAGACTGCCACCTACCAGTatccgccccctcccccgccccctcccccctcccgcaaATGA